The Pirellulimonas nuda genome includes a region encoding these proteins:
- a CDS encoding DegT/DnrJ/EryC1/StrS family aminotransferase, with protein MTVPMLDVSRQNAPLRSEINEAIAEVCDSAAFVHGPACKAFESAVAEYCQVPHALGCASGTDALLLALMALEVGPGDEVILPSFTFFATAGSVWRMGAKPVFADIDPVTFNLDPEDVARRITPATKAIMPVHLFGQAADMTALGELADRHGLFVIEDAAQAIGAEHRGRQVGGIGHVGCFSFYPTKNLGGFGDGGMVTTHDPALAERMTILRDHGQSPRYIHHVVGTNSRLDAIQAAVLNVKLKRLDAYAAARGEHAEYYNERFSEPRTAAAVTAPSVVGPELGGQSTSVWNQYTVRVKAGRREALQQRLSAAGVGCAIYYPKPLHMQQCFEGLGYRAGDLPHTEQAAAEVLSLPVFPELSELERETVVSEVTAFAAGVGTPMPAQRAA; from the coding sequence ATGACCGTACCGATGCTGGATGTCTCGCGGCAGAACGCGCCGCTGCGAAGCGAAATCAACGAAGCGATCGCCGAGGTCTGCGACTCGGCCGCGTTTGTGCACGGCCCCGCCTGCAAGGCGTTTGAGTCTGCCGTCGCCGAGTACTGCCAGGTGCCGCACGCGCTGGGCTGCGCGTCGGGGACCGACGCGCTGCTGTTGGCGCTGATGGCCCTGGAGGTCGGCCCGGGGGACGAGGTGATCCTCCCCAGCTTCACGTTCTTCGCCACCGCGGGAAGCGTGTGGCGGATGGGCGCCAAGCCGGTGTTCGCGGACATCGACCCCGTGACGTTCAACCTCGACCCGGAAGACGTCGCCCGCCGCATCACGCCCGCCACCAAGGCGATCATGCCGGTGCACCTGTTCGGCCAGGCGGCCGACATGACCGCGCTGGGCGAACTGGCCGACCGGCACGGGTTGTTTGTGATCGAGGACGCCGCGCAGGCGATCGGCGCCGAGCACCGTGGCCGGCAGGTCGGCGGCATCGGCCACGTCGGCTGCTTCAGCTTCTACCCCACGAAGAACCTCGGCGGCTTCGGCGACGGCGGCATGGTCACCACGCACGACCCGGCGCTGGCCGAACGGATGACCATCCTCCGCGACCACGGCCAGAGCCCGCGCTACATCCACCACGTCGTGGGGACCAACAGCCGGTTGGACGCCATCCAGGCGGCCGTGCTGAACGTCAAGCTCAAGCGGCTTGACGCCTACGCCGCGGCCCGTGGCGAGCACGCCGAGTACTACAACGAGCGCTTCAGCGAGCCCCGCACCGCCGCGGCCGTGACCGCGCCGAGCGTTGTGGGCCCCGAACTCGGGGGGCAGTCGACCAGCGTCTGGAACCAGTACACGGTGCGGGTCAAAGCGGGGCGCCGCGAGGCGCTCCAGCAGCGGCTCAGCGCCGCGGGGGTCGGCTGCGCCATCTACTACCCGAAGCCGCTGCACATGCAGCAGTGCTTCGAGGGGCTGGGCTACCGCGCCGGCGACCTGCCCCACACGGAGCAGGCCGCGGCCGAGGTGCTGTCGCTGCCGGTCTTCCCGGAGCTGTCGGAACTAGAACGCGAGACGGTGGTCAGCGAAGTGACCGCGTTCGCGGCCGGCGTCGGCACGCCGATGCCCGCGCAACGCGCCGCGTAG